One window from the genome of Cryptomeria japonica chromosome 6, Sugi_1.0, whole genome shotgun sequence encodes:
- the LOC131050139 gene encoding cyclin-dependent protein kinase inhibitor SMR6 has product MGIGKRKAESDSFDSEDIGFPSLKPVLTVCPKEQPVICSKIGEEDCFNGGCETPKCQENKIPECLECPPAPRKPKPRAKRKPEKIARDFFFVPADLDSVFFPYQILRPRKKIQWSSTTEPGVAIEKKRDSLL; this is encoded by the coding sequence ATGGGTATTGGGAAAAGAAAGGCAGAGTCTGATTCCTTTGACAGTGAGGACATTGGTTTCCCATCTTTGAAGCCTGTATTGACAGTATGTCCCAAGGAGCAGCCAGTTATTTGCAGTAAGATAGGTGAAGAAGATTGTTTTAATGGAGGCTGTGAGACACCCAAGTGTCAGGAGAACAAGATACCGGAATGCCTAGAATGTCCTCCTGCACCGAGAAAACCCAAGCCTAGAGCTAAGAGGAAGCCTGAAAAAATTGCAAGGGATTTTTTCTTTGTGCCTGCTGATTTGGATTCAGTGTTCTTCCCATATCAGATTCTCAGGCCAAGGAAGAAAATTCAGTGGTCTAGCACTACAGAACCTGGAGTTGCCATAGAGAAAAAAAGAGACAGTCTTCTTTAG